Proteins encoded within one genomic window of Lagenorhynchus albirostris chromosome 9, mLagAlb1.1, whole genome shotgun sequence:
- the LOC132525336 gene encoding LOW QUALITY PROTEIN: lysine-specific demethylase 4D-like (The sequence of the model RefSeq protein was modified relative to this genomic sequence to represent the inferred CDS: inserted 1 base in 1 codon): protein MQYKHFGSQNPSCKITIVHPTMEEFEDFSKYIVYVESQGAHRAGLAKVIPPKGWKARQTYDDIDDILIAAPLQQVTTGQAGVFTQHHKKKKAMTVSEYRRLTNSEKHQTPFYSDFEDLERKYWKTRPFDSPVYGGDVSGSLFDENTKQWNLGHLGTIQDLLEQECGVVIEGVNTPYLYFGXWKTAFAWHTEDMDLYSINYLHFGEPKTWYAVPPEHNRCLERLARELFRGSSRGCEAFLWHKVALVSPTVLKDNGIPFGRVTQEAGEFMVTFPYGYHSGFNWAEAINFATQRWIDYGKVAWE, encoded by the exons ATGCAGTATAAGCACTTTGGGAGCCAGAACCCAAGTTGTAAGATTACGATCGTCCACCCAACCATGGAAGAATTTGAAGATTTCAGCAAATATATTGTTTACGTGGAGTCGCAAGGTGCACACCGAGCTGGCCTAGCCAAGGTAATTCCACCGAAAGGATGGAAAGCCAGACAGACATACGATGATATCGATGACATCTTAATAGCCGCTCCCCTGCAGCAGGTGACCACTGGGCAGGCAGGTGTGTTTACTCAGcaccacaaaaagaagaaagccaTGACCGTGAGCGAGTATCGCCGCTTAACAAACAGTGAAAAACACCAGACTCCATTCTACTCTGATTTTGAGGATCTGGAGCGAAAATATTGGAAAACACGCCCCTTTGATTCACCAGTATACGGTGGGGACGTCAGTGGCTCCTTATTCGATGAAAACACGAAGCAGTGGAACCTTGGACACCTGGGAACCATTCAGGACCTGCTGGAACAGGAGTGTGGAGTGGTCATTGAAGGCGTCAACACCCCCTACCTGTACTTCG TGTGGAAGACCGCCTTCGCCTGGCACACGGAGGACATGGACCTTTACAGCATCAACTACCTGCACTTCGGGGAGCCCAAGACTTGGTACGCGGTGCCCCCGGAGCACAACCGGTGCCTGGAACGCCTGGCCAGGGAGCTTTTCCGGGGCAGCTCGCGGGGCTGTGAGGCCTTCCTGTGGCACAAGGTGGCTCTCGTCTCGCCCACGGTCCTCAAGGACAACGGCATCCCCTTCGGTCGGGTCACTCAGGAGGCTGGAGAGTTCATGGTGACGTTTCCCTATGGCTACCACTCTGGCTTCAATTGGGCGGAAGCCATCAATTTTGCCACCCAGCGCTGGATCGATTATGGCAAAGTGGCCTGGGAATAG